The nucleotide sequence GAATAATAACTCTTATTCCATTTGTGGATAGACCTATAGTTGTGGACTTGCGAATAGTCACAGTAGACGTGCCTGCTCAGACTACAGTTACCAAGGACAATGTAACTGTGACTATTGACGCTGTATTATACTATAAGGTGGTTGACCCAATGAAAACTATTTTGTCAGTGGCTAACTATAACTACGCCGTATTGAACTTAGCTCAAACATCACTAAGAGATATTATAGGACAAATGGAGCTTGATGAAATCCTTGTAAAAAGGGAAGAAATAAACAAGAGATTACAATTGATCTTAGATGAGATAACAGAGGGATGGGGAATAAAAGTCACACAGGTGACTGTTAGAGATATAAGGTTATCACAGGAACTCCTATCAGCAATAGCAGAACAAGCAAAAGCTGAGAGGATAAGAAGAGCAAAAGTTATTTCAAGTGAAGGAGAAAGACAGGCTGCTTCCATATTAGCTGATGCATCACAATATTACGTAAGCAATCCAGTAGCGTTACAGATTAGGTTCTTGGAGATGCTTACAGATATCTCACAGAGAGGTAATATGGTAATAGTAGTACCTGCAGGTCAAGAATTTTATTCCACACTGTCTGTCCTGAAATCCAAACCGCAAAGTTAATCAGCTGGACTAGGATAATTCACTGATCATCACAGAAATTTTCATCATTTTTATGATGCTACTCAGCAGTAGTTTATAAAGAAATAAAAATATTAGGCATAAGACAATGTTTTATGGCTAAGGAAACTTATAGACAAAAGTGATGACAGAACCCCGGCTTGAAAGATGATAGAGCCGTGTGAGAACTGATCAATGTTTTTCCATAGTAGTTTTACCATTCTTAGTCTGTGACTTTAGCTAGGCTACAAAAGCTAAACCTAATGTCTCACATAATCTCGACTATATTTATTAAGTTACGTTACCTTTGTTATACCACTCTTTTAACTTTTCTAAGTCAATATATTCTACTTCTTCAGATTCGTCTTTCTTATAGAAACTTTTTGCAAATATTACTATTTTATTTACATTCAGATTTAACCTCTCCAACTTTCCCTTCAAATCATATAGTACTTTAGTGCCATTAACTTTCTCACTCCACTTACATTCTCCAGCTAACTTCAAGTCCTTATCTAGAATATCAATTTCAACGTCCTTATACCAATGTCTGCCTACTTTATTTAACCTATACCTCTCCTTTAAGTACTGGACAGCAACTTCCTCAAATATCCTCCCTAGATACTCATTATATTCCCTTTCACTTATTTCAAATATACCCTCCTCTATTTCACTAAGATTGGGATATGTGAACCTAAACCAGAAGTTTACGAACTTATCCTTAATAATATATTTACCCTTCTTGGACTTTTTACTCTCCAGGACAGGAACCTCTCTCTCAATTATCCCTATTCTCTCTAACTTCTTTAGGTAAGAAGACACTTCTCCTCCAACCCCGACGAAATCCCTAATCTCCCCTAAACTATTTTTCCCCATAGCAATAGCCAATAATATCTCCTTATAGGTAGAGATCTCCTGAAATTCGTACCTTAGCAGAAAGTCTACTTCGTCCTTAATAAACGAATCTACTTTTTTAAGTTCAGTATTTATCCAATCTAGAAACGGGGTTTTTACTTTAGTGAGGTAATAAGGAACTCCTCCTGCAAAACCGAAAATTTTAATTGCCTCATTTAGATCAAATCCGAGTCTTCTCAATTCCTTAAATTTCAATTCATTGACCAGCATAGAAGCTGTCCTCCTTCCGTAAAGAGGACTCTTATAGGACAGTATATCGCTCATTGTGGAGATAGATGAACCTAAAAGGATAATCTTCGTTTTAGTACCAGCGAGCACCTCATCTATTATTTTTTGAAAGATTGAAGAAATAGCCTTATCCTCCCGGATTAAATATGGAAATTCGTCAATTACTACTACCTTGTCCCTTAGGGCGAAAAACATAGATTCCCAATCTTCTTTGACGAATTTTATGTTAGGGAAAACCCTTTCAGCGGTCTGTTTGAACTTTGCTAAATTATTTCTACCTTCAGTAGCAAGGTAATATACTGATGGGTACCCTTTAATTGCTTCAAGAACCAATGACGTCTTACCTATCCTCCTCCTGCCATAAATTAAAATTAGCTCCAGTTTATCTGAGTTAAGTCTTTCTCTGATTGCCTCTAATTCTCTCTCCCTATCTATAAATATCATATCTGAGAATATGATATTTACAAATATGAACTTTTCGTAGTATACACCATATGTAAATGATATAAGAAAGGCGACCCTAAGTTTACAGGAGAAGAAAATAGTAAGTCTTAATCTAAGCTATCTCAGGGAAACTCAATATAAGTTCAATAAGAAAATTGACTTACCTTTAGGTATACTCAGCCACATAGAAGTCTTCCAATTTAAACTACCAAGGAATTCAGTTAAGTCATAACATTAATAGAATACAAATAATCAGTTTTGTAGACGCGCCGCGGGGTGGACTCGGACCACCGACCACCGGGTGTCCGTAAGGATTTAACAGCCCGGCGCTCTGCCAACTGAGCTACCGCGGCATGTCTATATTGATTAAACCAGCCATAAAAAATTTTCGACGAGAGTGTGTTTAATATATTTTAATTAAATACGATAGAGTTTTCAGATATAAAGCGTTGAGACAACAAAGCTATAAAAACCATATCTCAAACTTTAGCTTATGCCACTTATAGCGCTTACTCCATCTGGAGAAATTGCTATAAAGTCGTCTCGCTCCAGAAGGAGATTCGAGAGAATATTAATAAAAAACATTGGGAAAGTTATTAGAGTTAAATCATATAAATTGGACCAAGGCATAATAATTCTAAATACAGATGATGATTACTCTAAATTATCAAAAGTCTTCGGAATATCTAAATATTTTGAAGTTTACGAATTTAGTTTTTCCTCGATCCAAGACATAGTGAACTTCGTAAAGGACAGGTTTAATCAGACAGTTAAAGGAAAAAAATTCGCTGTGAAAGTTAAACGAGTTGGTAACCACAGCTTTAACAGTATGGATGTAGCCAGAGAAATTGGCAATGCTCTATATCCCTATAGCCTTGGAGTTGACCTAGAAAATCCCGATGTCAAGATTAACCTAATATTAAGACAAGATTATGGTTACGTCTACACGACTGAAAATGATGGACCTAGGGGATTTCCAGTGGGTTCAACAGGAAAAACAGTTGTCCTATTTAGTGGTGGCTTCGATTCCCCCGTAGCTACATGGATGCTTATGAAGAGAGGAGTTAGACCAATATTACTTAACTTTGAATTAGGTGGAAAAGTTCAAAGAGATTTAGTTCTAAAGGAGGTTGACGTTCTAAAGCAATGGAGCAGTAATAACGACATAAATGTATACTTCATTAACGGACTCGACGTCACGTCAAAACTTGTAAATGCAGAACCTAGTCTAAGGATATTACTCCTGAAAAGAATAATGTACAATACGGCAAGAGTTTTGGCTAACAAGTTAAGGGCTTACTCCATAACTACAGGTGAATCTCTGTCACAAGTCTCTTCTCAGACAATGATTAACCTATACGTTACGGAGTACGATATAGATCTACCTGTTTTCAGACCCTTAATAGGATTCGACAAAGAAGAAATAATCCAAATGTCACGTAAAATAGGCACCTTTGAATACTCCTCAAAATTACCTGAGTATTGTGTAATCTCAAATAAATCTATCGTAAAGTCCCAGTTAGATAAGGTATTAGAAGAAGAGAGGAAAATTGAGATAAATTACGAGGAACTTATAAAGAAAGCAGAATTAGTTAGGATTTGAGGTTTACAACTTTTAAAATTGAATAAGATTTAGAAGAAGAGAGGAAAAATACAAAAATACATTCTATTATGTGTATTTACTAACTAGTGACTTTAGAAATATACTCCAACAAGACCTTCCGGGACTCCTCCATCGATGAGTAAACAACAGGAGGTTTTTTGAAGTAATAACCGGAAACCTCTGGTATTGAACCACCAACCCTACTCTCCTTTAACATTTTAGCTATTCTAATTAAGTCCACTAAAGGAGCTACTGCGTTTGGTGCGTCTTGTGATTTCAATGAGACATCAATTCTCACAGGAATTCCAAATGAATACAAACCCTCAACTACAATGTAACTCACTCTTCTATCTCCTAAAAATTCAACATAGTCAGTTGTTCCGGCAACAACTTCAGCACCATCAATATGCTTAGATATGAAATTACTCTTTATACCTTTCTTTAAGTCTTTTCTCCAATCTTCCAATGTAACGAGAACCTCAGTGTTTCCTGCGATATCAACCTGATATGTTCTGAGAACCTGGACCCCCTTGCTCTTTAAAAACTCTATTAGCCCTGTATGAAGTGATGTACCTCCTATTTGGCTCAACAGGTCGTCTCCAAATATTGGTATCCCCTTCTCCTTATATGCACTAGAGAATTGATTTACTAAACTTGTGGGAGTTGCATTGATAAATGCTGATCCGGCTTTTAATGCCTCCTCGGCATAATATTCACTTGCCTTTACGACTCCAGTTGGTAGTAAATTTATAACAACGTCTACTTTTTCGTCCTTTAATACCTGTGATATGTCACTCTCTTTCTCATCCGATAATTCAATAATCCTCTCTAATATTCCTTCTAAACTGTCTAAAACAACTCCCTTCTTTACAACAACATCACCTCTAACGTCTACGTATTTAGGAACTACATTTGGCTTTTGAAATATAGCTTCCCTAAGTTTATACCCAACTTTTCTCTTGTCTATGTCAAAAGCAGCTACAACTTCAATTTCATCAGGTTTATAGGGTAAACTAGTGAGGCAACCTTGAATTTTTTCACCTTGCTTAACCATCTCTAGGGCTTGAACTAAAGCACTAGCTACGTTGCCGACTCCTAAAATTGCTGTCCTTATCATTTCATACCAACACTCCAAATATTAATGGAGAGATTATACCTAATGCTATACTTAAAACTGCTGCTACGATTACACTGTCTCTCTCTGGGGAATCAACCTTTTTGAATTGTCCCTCTCTAAATATCTCCCTTATG is from Sulfolobus acidocaldarius DSM 639 and encodes:
- a CDS encoding slipin family protein, whose product is MAISIGDIIGIVFLLIIIIILLSLSLRVIAEWQRAVILRLGRAIRVKGPGIITLIPFVDRPIVVDLRIVTVDVPAQTTVTKDNVTVTIDAVLYYKVVDPMKTILSVANYNYAVLNLAQTSLRDIIGQMELDEILVKREEINKRLQLILDEITEGWGIKVTQVTVRDIRLSQELLSAIAEQAKAERIRRAKVISSEGERQAASILADASQYYVSNPVALQIRFLEMLTDISQRGNMVIVVPAGQEFYSTLSVLKSKPQS
- a CDS encoding ATP-binding protein; translation: MIFIDRERELEAIRERLNSDKLELILIYGRRRIGKTSLVLEAIKGYPSVYYLATEGRNNLAKFKQTAERVFPNIKFVKEDWESMFFALRDKVVVIDEFPYLIREDKAISSIFQKIIDEVLAGTKTKIILLGSSISTMSDILSYKSPLYGRRTASMLVNELKFKELRRLGFDLNEAIKIFGFAGGVPYYLTKVKTPFLDWINTELKKVDSFIKDEVDFLLRYEFQEISTYKEILLAIAMGKNSLGEIRDFVGVGGEVSSYLKKLERIGIIEREVPVLESKKSKKGKYIIKDKFVNFWFRFTYPNLSEIEEGIFEISEREYNEYLGRIFEEVAVQYLKERYRLNKVGRHWYKDVEIDILDKDLKLAGECKWSEKVNGTKVLYDLKGKLERLNLNVNKIVIFAKSFYKKDESEEVEYIDLEKLKEWYNKGNVT
- a CDS encoding tRNA 4-thiouridine(8) synthase ThiI, with protein sequence MPLIALTPSGEIAIKSSRSRRRFERILIKNIGKVIRVKSYKLDQGIIILNTDDDYSKLSKVFGISKYFEVYEFSFSSIQDIVNFVKDRFNQTVKGKKFAVKVKRVGNHSFNSMDVAREIGNALYPYSLGVDLENPDVKINLILRQDYGYVYTTENDGPRGFPVGSTGKTVVLFSGGFDSPVATWMLMKRGVRPILLNFELGGKVQRDLVLKEVDVLKQWSSNNDINVYFINGLDVTSKLVNAEPSLRILLLKRIMYNTARVLANKLRAYSITTGESLSQVSSQTMINLYVTEYDIDLPVFRPLIGFDKEEIIQMSRKIGTFEYSSKLPEYCVISNKSIVKSQLDKVLEEERKIEINYEELIKKAELVRI
- a CDS encoding inositol-3-phosphate synthase — translated: MIRTAILGVGNVASALVQALEMVKQGEKIQGCLTSLPYKPDEIEVVAAFDIDKRKVGYKLREAIFQKPNVVPKYVDVRGDVVVKKGVVLDSLEGILERIIELSDEKESDISQVLKDEKVDVVINLLPTGVVKASEYYAEEALKAGSAFINATPTSLVNQFSSAYKEKGIPIFGDDLLSQIGGTSLHTGLIEFLKSKGVQVLRTYQVDIAGNTEVLVTLEDWRKDLKKGIKSNFISKHIDGAEVVAGTTDYVEFLGDRRVSYIVVEGLYSFGIPVRIDVSLKSQDAPNAVAPLVDLIRIAKMLKESRVGGSIPEVSGYYFKKPPVVYSSMEESRKVLLEYISKVTS